Proteins encoded by one window of Candidatus Obscuribacterales bacterium:
- a CDS encoding response regulator transcription factor, with protein sequence MQSFKASAHSSADTSPIQFAPYRASNLTRAYVIYGEASELNKTERNFSTLPGFCLIGWHTDRVVALNDIVQMRPELTIVYSPSISSVDYLFAKTLKEEVPTTNIIFISSEPIPEQLRNLLRSGASGFCLNSTNPQTLNLAFQTVSLGAVWIDPIVATNIFSPNKAGSSEETSQPALSDREKEVLHLVAEGLTNQEIALKLWLSRETVKSHVKKIMRKLSVKDRTQAAVAALRLGLAV encoded by the coding sequence GTGCAGTCGTTCAAGGCTTCCGCTCATAGCAGCGCAGACACATCACCTATTCAATTCGCACCTTACCGGGCATCCAACCTGACGCGCGCCTACGTCATTTACGGCGAAGCGAGTGAATTAAACAAGACCGAACGTAACTTCAGTACACTTCCAGGCTTTTGTCTCATCGGCTGGCATACGGATCGCGTTGTCGCACTCAACGACATTGTTCAGATGCGACCGGAACTAACAATTGTCTATAGTCCTTCAATTTCCAGCGTTGATTATTTGTTTGCAAAAACCCTGAAGGAAGAAGTACCAACTACAAATATCATTTTCATTTCGAGCGAACCAATACCTGAGCAGTTGAGAAACTTACTTCGCTCAGGCGCTAGTGGCTTCTGTCTTAACTCAACTAATCCGCAAACACTTAACTTGGCTTTCCAAACAGTGTCGCTTGGTGCCGTTTGGATAGATCCAATTGTTGCCACCAACATTTTTAGCCCTAACAAGGCTGGCTCATCAGAAGAAACTTCCCAACCCGCGTTATCAGACAGGGAAAAGGAAGTACTGCATCTGGTGGCAGAAGGTCTAACCAATCAAGAAATTGCTTTGAAGTTATGGCTAAGTCGCGAAACAGTTAAGTCTCACGTCAAGAAAATCATGCGCAAATTATCTGTTAAAGACAGAACGCAGGCAGCTGTCGCTGCACTGCGCCTGGGATTAGCTGTTTAG
- the bla gene encoding class A beta-lactamase, with product MLVRILLIACLLLINANAAFALDVASLQQRVNLIAKSFKGNLGVGVIDVQSGQSWFLNGDERFRMQSVAKVIIAMAALRQVDEGKLKLNQEIPLTQSDVVRIRESYVPDPLALTTKSLTLSSLLEKAVCRSNNGAADTIMKLLGGPTSVDKFLKDEQFSDIRVDRFEMELLLHDDDHVGADMLDSCTPRSICSVLSRLQSGKLLSAKSTTYLIDLMRRCETGQNRLRAGFPTNWIVANKTGTGRHAFGVTVSTNDVGIVTGPNNATLVVAVLVGDAKLSQRQCETKIAEVAKAVSLAAR from the coding sequence ATGCTAGTGAGAATTCTGTTGATAGCATGTTTGCTGCTGATAAATGCAAATGCTGCTTTCGCCCTTGATGTTGCATCGCTGCAACAACGCGTCAATTTGATTGCCAAAAGTTTTAAAGGGAATCTGGGCGTTGGTGTTATCGACGTTCAGTCCGGACAGTCGTGGTTTTTGAATGGTGATGAGCGTTTCCGTATGCAGAGTGTAGCTAAAGTCATAATTGCCATGGCGGCGTTGCGCCAAGTTGACGAAGGCAAGCTCAAGCTAAACCAAGAGATTCCGCTTACACAATCCGACGTTGTTAGAATTCGCGAATCCTATGTTCCTGATCCACTGGCGCTAACAACAAAGAGTCTGACTCTATCTTCGCTTTTGGAAAAGGCGGTTTGCCGCAGTAATAATGGTGCGGCAGATACAATAATGAAACTATTAGGTGGACCAACTTCAGTCGACAAATTCCTCAAAGACGAGCAATTCTCAGACATTCGCGTTGATCGCTTTGAAATGGAGCTATTGCTGCATGATGACGATCATGTTGGTGCAGACATGTTGGATAGCTGCACGCCGCGTTCAATTTGTAGTGTGCTTTCAAGACTGCAATCTGGAAAGTTGCTCTCAGCCAAGTCGACGACATATCTGATCGACCTAATGCGTCGTTGCGAAACCGGGCAAAACAGATTGCGTGCCGGCTTCCCTACAAATTGGATAGTCGCCAACAAAACCGGCACTGGAAGGCATGCCTTTGGCGTGACTGTTTCAACAAACGATGTAGGCATTGTCACAGGACCAAATAACGCTACTTTAGTCGTGGCTGTGCTGGTAGGCGATGCGAAATTAAGCCAGCGTCAGTGCGAGACAAAAATAGCCGAAGTGGCAAAAGCCGTCTCTCTGGCAGCGCGGTAA
- a CDS encoding NAD(P)/FAD-dependent oxidoreductase, which produces MVGQYNFDAVIIGGGPAGISCASELKDSGLTSVILERSGRLGGQLSDVPNPLRNFAGGNYSSGEQLRGKLVELVEAMKFSYELNCNIQEIDLVDKTIVANGRKLIGKTIVLATGYSVAKLGVGDENKFGLDVVYRTGQCLDHMKGQTVAVVGGGDSAVGDALELAQLCPQVYLLNRSGKLRARSDWKSQAEEDPRIKILLDTKVVSLVADGTGNRLSAVKVSSNGGVEETLPATRLIVKIGYAPNTAFVRDQIETDSTGHIRVGDYCKTSLPGVFAVGDITTPGYPRIATAVGQGVLAVAGIRQYLGHLLL; this is translated from the coding sequence ATGGTCGGGCAATACAACTTTGATGCAGTAATTATTGGCGGCGGTCCAGCCGGCATCAGTTGTGCTTCTGAATTGAAAGACTCGGGATTGACGTCTGTCATTCTTGAGCGATCGGGTCGACTCGGTGGACAGTTGAGTGATGTGCCTAATCCATTGCGTAATTTTGCTGGTGGGAATTATTCGTCGGGGGAGCAATTACGCGGCAAGTTGGTTGAACTGGTGGAAGCAATGAAGTTCAGCTATGAGCTAAATTGCAACATCCAAGAGATTGATTTGGTCGACAAAACAATTGTTGCAAATGGTCGCAAGTTGATTGGCAAGACTATTGTTTTAGCAACTGGTTACAGTGTTGCAAAACTCGGTGTTGGAGATGAGAACAAATTTGGTCTTGATGTTGTTTATCGCACAGGTCAATGTTTAGATCATATGAAGGGACAAACTGTTGCTGTTGTAGGCGGTGGTGACAGTGCTGTAGGAGATGCGCTGGAGCTGGCTCAGCTATGCCCGCAGGTTTATCTCCTCAATCGTTCCGGTAAATTGCGAGCTCGTTCTGATTGGAAGTCGCAGGCGGAAGAAGACCCCCGCATCAAGATATTGCTGGATACAAAAGTAGTGTCTCTTGTTGCTGATGGTACTGGTAATAGATTATCCGCAGTAAAAGTTTCATCCAATGGTGGAGTCGAGGAGACTCTTCCTGCAACTCGGCTGATTGTAAAAATTGGGTATGCTCCTAACACTGCATTTGTTAGAGACCAGATTGAAACTGATTCAACTGGGCATATCCGTGTCGGTGACTACTGCAAGACTTCGCTACCAGGAGTTTTTGCTGTCGGCGACATTACTACTCCAGGCTATCCGCGCATTGCAACGGCGGTTGGTCAGGGTGTGCTGGCCGTAGCGGGTATTCGCCAATATTTGGGGCATCTACTCCTATAA
- a CDS encoding polyketide synthase dehydratase domain-containing protein, producing the protein MTSRANAPRKVAIIGMACIFPGAKDLGCFWQNIVAGQDAITEAPKTKHTVDNRVEVAQPYSNRGGFIGDFTNFDPLAFGIMPKGIEGGDPDQFLALKVAYDALADAGYVKRNFNGDRAEVIMGRTSAPGVGSLNFIQQSQTVTQIVDAVARTNPQLSADDLKAIEIELKQSLKPHGADVIPALMPNILAGRIANRLGFRGRTLVLDSACASSLTAVETGVTDLLSDNCDLALAGGVHINSNKFFYDIFCGLGALSKAEQIRPFDKDADGTILGEGLGIVVLKRLEDAERDGDRIYSVICGAASSSDGNVGGILAPSIDGEALALERAYDKAGFPANTVQLLEAHGTGTIEGDVVELKAIEKVFGEADMPTMAIGSIKSMIGHAQAASGIAGLIKTSLAIYHQILPPTLNVKEPNPKVNWSKSPCYINTEARPWINPEYGAKKPHPRRAAVSAFGFGGTNAHIVLEEHESPKDTSLLTEWESEVCIFKATSQSDLEAQINRTIAYISSNADAQLKDIAYSLYKAATDKSASYKLAIVASSAQDLSSKLQQLLANKLISSDAAVQVSSNFDKGKLAFIMPGLGAAYPNMLADLCMHFPEVREVFDFVDHLAVLNGDKAIPSRTIFPASFIKGKKQHVNAAMLATMDSAVIVVLMAEWALYTVLKNVGINPDVVLGCSTGEFAALTMSGAADIEKAAPTFYKHAVAVARSVSIEGLANLKTFRVTDNYDKVEKLLTGLEVYLGADLSPKQHLLSGTRQTMDEVATRLRANSIEFQPLPVAIPYHTSLMDEAVTSGTYDEHYCAPSITAWSGSQVAPYPSDPKAITTIAKQLFRHPIRFRQTIEAMYADGVRTFVEVGPKNTLVELVGEILQDKSHFAIPTNLQNKSGITQLNLVIASLFALGTDVDLEYLFKRRSPMMLNWQEKLASGPSKTTLQLDLDYPAVSFKADSQLIAKLNTEKPRQQEFFAESTGDMPGGEDSIVANYLQSMEQFHQQLMQTQEQVLNAFLAQPNEDIQPQHTEFDAMASVALPCIAGANVHQSETEIILDKVLDLNSDLYLLDHAIGGVTAAGSEPQERVFLVPLMVALEIMAETASLLAPHLVITKLENIRALKRIRVENDRMPIRVIAKLNASKEAAVDVEIQSERSNNLLMSCQVVFGRGYEQKPTAQSLTLEGQRAAHLSKNDLYTLKTMFHGPRMQSVEQIGNVGKRGIDGIVSVRQPSDWFGYSLAPAHFLIDPLLLDNASQLVLFHLYEQNENVTALLPFHISSIDFYNHPLERPSHVTVQAQLLSLTDKGTEARVEVISDGQVLIRVNDITSKRVMLSDKLKAFVANPQEVFLSETQDQLAASLGNWSVMSLPGETLPADATTLEWLTDYILTKSEREYFSQDNKLEKRKREWLAGRIAAKDAIRAFVAKQGIKLCPADIEISYNDAGQPVVSIISQASLDIKVSIAHAEGSGIAIAGTSACGIDLEPARNRGGDFIDMAFTEKEKSLFAGKSEGEKWEIVTRIWCAKEALSKAIGQGLAGAPKTFEVSGFDASGWTTVSTANVSPVIVLTTVIDDVVIALTAYGSPVSIK; encoded by the coding sequence ATGACCTCGCGGGCAAATGCCCCACGTAAAGTTGCCATCATCGGCATGGCTTGCATATTCCCCGGTGCGAAAGACCTGGGGTGCTTCTGGCAAAATATTGTTGCAGGTCAAGATGCCATTACTGAAGCTCCGAAGACCAAACATACCGTAGACAACCGCGTAGAAGTCGCACAGCCATACTCTAATCGCGGTGGATTTATAGGCGACTTCACAAACTTTGATCCGCTGGCATTTGGGATTATGCCTAAAGGAATTGAAGGCGGCGACCCTGATCAATTTCTCGCCTTAAAAGTTGCCTACGATGCACTTGCTGATGCTGGGTATGTAAAACGCAATTTTAACGGCGATCGTGCCGAAGTAATAATGGGCAGAACATCTGCTCCGGGAGTAGGTTCTCTCAATTTCATTCAGCAAAGCCAAACGGTCACACAAATAGTCGATGCTGTTGCACGTACAAATCCTCAATTGTCGGCTGATGACCTAAAAGCAATTGAGATTGAACTCAAACAAAGTCTTAAACCGCATGGCGCCGATGTCATTCCAGCGCTGATGCCCAATATTCTGGCAGGCAGAATTGCCAATCGCTTAGGATTTAGAGGACGTACGCTCGTTTTAGATTCAGCGTGCGCGTCATCTCTAACTGCTGTTGAAACAGGAGTAACGGATCTGCTTTCCGACAACTGTGACCTTGCACTTGCCGGCGGCGTGCACATCAATTCAAACAAGTTTTTCTATGACATCTTTTGCGGTCTAGGCGCACTTTCCAAAGCCGAACAAATTCGTCCGTTTGATAAAGATGCTGACGGGACAATTCTTGGCGAAGGTCTGGGAATAGTAGTCCTCAAAAGACTTGAAGACGCAGAAAGAGATGGCGATAGAATTTACTCAGTAATCTGCGGCGCTGCAAGTTCCAGCGACGGCAATGTCGGCGGCATTCTTGCTCCATCAATCGACGGCGAAGCATTAGCTCTTGAACGTGCCTACGACAAAGCAGGTTTCCCAGCTAATACGGTTCAACTTTTAGAAGCCCACGGCACGGGAACCATTGAAGGTGATGTGGTTGAGCTCAAGGCTATCGAAAAAGTTTTCGGCGAAGCCGACATGCCGACAATGGCAATCGGCTCAATCAAATCCATGATTGGTCATGCACAAGCAGCAAGTGGCATAGCTGGTCTTATCAAAACAAGTCTTGCTATCTATCACCAAATCTTACCTCCGACTCTTAACGTCAAAGAACCAAACCCGAAAGTAAATTGGTCGAAGTCTCCTTGCTACATAAACACGGAAGCAAGACCGTGGATAAATCCAGAGTACGGCGCAAAGAAGCCTCATCCTCGCCGCGCCGCAGTTAGTGCTTTTGGTTTCGGTGGAACTAATGCTCACATTGTTTTAGAAGAGCATGAGAGCCCCAAAGACACATCGCTTCTAACAGAATGGGAAAGCGAAGTTTGCATATTCAAGGCTACTTCTCAGTCTGATCTTGAAGCGCAAATCAACAGAACAATTGCCTACATCAGTAGCAATGCAGACGCACAACTTAAGGACATAGCCTATAGTCTCTACAAAGCCGCAACAGACAAGTCAGCATCCTACAAGTTAGCAATTGTAGCCTCTTCCGCTCAAGATCTAAGCTCGAAGCTCCAGCAGCTACTAGCCAATAAACTCATATCATCAGATGCTGCGGTTCAAGTAAGCAGCAACTTTGACAAAGGCAAACTAGCATTCATCATGCCTGGACTAGGCGCCGCTTATCCCAACATGCTCGCAGACCTGTGCATGCACTTCCCGGAAGTCCGTGAAGTATTTGATTTTGTCGATCACCTCGCTGTCTTGAACGGTGACAAAGCAATACCCAGTCGAACAATTTTCCCGGCGTCATTTATCAAGGGCAAAAAGCAACACGTTAACGCTGCCATGCTTGCCACAATGGATTCGGCAGTTATTGTCGTTCTCATGGCCGAGTGGGCATTATATACAGTCCTGAAAAACGTCGGCATCAACCCGGATGTTGTACTTGGATGCAGCACCGGCGAATTTGCCGCGCTCACAATGAGCGGCGCAGCCGATATTGAAAAGGCTGCACCAACCTTTTACAAACATGCAGTAGCTGTTGCACGTTCCGTGTCAATTGAAGGCCTAGCCAACTTGAAGACTTTCCGCGTAACTGACAATTACGACAAAGTAGAGAAATTGCTTACAGGACTCGAGGTTTACTTAGGCGCTGACCTCAGTCCAAAACAGCATCTACTTTCCGGCACTCGGCAAACAATGGACGAAGTCGCCACCCGACTACGTGCAAACTCCATCGAATTTCAACCCCTGCCCGTAGCCATTCCCTACCACACATCTCTAATGGATGAGGCAGTCACCTCAGGCACGTACGACGAACATTATTGCGCTCCTTCAATTACCGCCTGGTCTGGTTCGCAAGTCGCGCCTTATCCTTCTGATCCAAAAGCAATTACAACTATTGCAAAACAGTTATTCCGTCATCCAATACGTTTCCGCCAAACAATCGAAGCTATGTACGCCGACGGTGTAAGAACTTTCGTAGAAGTTGGTCCAAAAAACACTTTGGTGGAACTTGTAGGAGAGATTCTCCAAGACAAGTCTCATTTTGCCATCCCCACAAACCTGCAAAACAAATCAGGCATAACACAACTGAACCTCGTCATTGCCAGCCTATTTGCACTCGGCACAGATGTCGATCTTGAATACCTCTTCAAGCGTCGTTCACCCATGATGCTCAATTGGCAAGAAAAGCTGGCAAGCGGACCTTCGAAGACTACACTCCAGCTAGATCTCGACTATCCGGCTGTTTCATTCAAGGCAGATTCGCAGTTAATAGCAAAGCTCAATACCGAAAAACCACGACAGCAAGAATTCTTTGCTGAGTCCACTGGCGACATGCCAGGCGGTGAAGACTCTATTGTCGCAAATTATCTGCAGAGCATGGAGCAATTTCATCAACAACTGATGCAAACCCAAGAACAGGTTTTAAATGCTTTTCTCGCTCAGCCGAATGAAGACATACAACCTCAGCACACCGAATTCGATGCAATGGCGAGCGTAGCGTTGCCATGTATTGCCGGAGCCAATGTTCATCAATCCGAAACCGAGATAATTCTCGATAAGGTACTGGATCTTAATTCTGATCTGTATTTACTTGATCACGCCATTGGTGGAGTAACGGCTGCAGGCAGCGAACCACAAGAACGTGTGTTCTTGGTTCCCTTGATGGTTGCATTAGAAATCATGGCTGAAACGGCATCATTACTGGCGCCGCATTTAGTCATTACCAAACTTGAAAATATCAGAGCTCTCAAGCGAATTAGAGTTGAGAATGACCGCATGCCGATTCGAGTCATAGCCAAACTAAATGCTTCAAAGGAGGCTGCCGTCGACGTCGAAATTCAAAGTGAAAGAAGCAATAACCTGCTGATGTCTTGCCAAGTCGTTTTCGGACGTGGTTATGAGCAAAAGCCGACAGCACAAAGTCTTACTCTCGAAGGACAAAGAGCAGCACATCTATCCAAGAATGATCTATACACGTTAAAAACGATGTTCCATGGCCCACGCATGCAGAGCGTGGAACAGATCGGCAATGTAGGCAAGCGCGGCATTGATGGCATTGTTTCGGTTAGACAACCAAGTGATTGGTTTGGCTACTCACTTGCTCCGGCTCACTTCCTAATCGACCCGCTTCTCTTGGACAATGCCAGCCAACTCGTGCTTTTCCACCTGTATGAACAAAATGAGAACGTCACAGCGCTATTGCCTTTTCACATAAGCTCAATTGATTTCTACAATCATCCGTTGGAAAGGCCGTCTCACGTGACAGTACAAGCGCAGCTGCTATCATTGACCGACAAAGGAACAGAAGCACGCGTCGAAGTAATAAGCGACGGACAAGTACTAATTCGAGTCAACGACATCACAAGCAAACGAGTCATGCTGAGCGACAAACTGAAAGCATTTGTAGCAAATCCACAAGAAGTATTTCTATCGGAAACGCAAGATCAACTTGCCGCGTCTCTGGGTAATTGGTCTGTTATGTCGCTGCCTGGTGAAACGCTACCAGCAGATGCAACAACTCTAGAGTGGCTGACGGACTATATTTTAACCAAATCCGAGCGCGAATATTTCTCTCAAGATAACAAATTAGAGAAGCGCAAGCGTGAATGGTTAGCAGGAAGAATTGCAGCCAAAGATGCAATAAGAGCCTTTGTTGCGAAACAAGGAATCAAACTCTGCCCAGCAGACATTGAAATTTCTTACAATGACGCCGGACAGCCAGTGGTTTCAATCATTTCTCAAGCATCATTGGATATCAAAGTATCGATAGCTCACGCAGAAGGTTCAGGAATTGCCATAGCTGGAACAAGCGCATGCGGAATCGACTTGGAACCGGCACGTAACCGTGGTGGAGATTTCATCGATATGGCTTTCACCGAGAAAGAAAAATCGTTATTTGCCGGCAAATCCGAAGGCGAAAAGTGGGAAATCGTTACACGCATCTGGTGCGCAAAAGAAGCTTTGTCCAAAGCAATCGGACAGGGACTTGCTGGAGCACCCAAGACGTTTGAAGTAAGCGGATTTGACGCAAGCGGTTGGACAACCGTAAGCACTGCCAATGTTTCGCCGGTAATTGTTTTAACAACAGTTATCGACGATGTTGTAATTGCCTTAACCGCATACGGCTCTCCTGTCTCCATCAAGTAG
- a CDS encoding 4a-hydroxytetrahydrobiopterin dehydratase translates to MSLSEKTCVPCRGGIPPLTRTEFEPLLAELNGWRVIDDKCLQKTYKLKDFAEALALTNKIGAIAEKEGHHPDLLVRWGELKIDLWTHKIDGLSESDFILAAKIDNIS, encoded by the coding sequence ATGTCGCTTTCCGAAAAGACTTGCGTGCCTTGCCGAGGCGGAATACCGCCTCTAACCCGCACCGAATTCGAACCATTGCTTGCCGAATTGAATGGCTGGCGCGTCATCGACGATAAGTGCCTGCAAAAGACCTACAAGCTTAAAGACTTTGCCGAGGCTCTAGCGCTAACCAACAAGATAGGCGCCATTGCCGAAAAAGAAGGACACCATCCGGACTTACTCGTCCGCTGGGGTGAGCTAAAAATCGACTTATGGACCCATAAAATTGACGGTCTTAGCGAGTCAGACTTCATTCTCGCCGCCAAAATAGACAATATATCTTAA
- a CDS encoding 4-hydroxy-3-methylbut-2-enyl diphosphate reductase has product MTSSNTKYHRKGFGLKDEVQVELKREYESDLISHIRKSGNSLVVGDVTIKLAQAFGFCWGVDRAVSMAYETRKHFPDRRIWITNEIIHNPVVNNNLRGMDIKFTPVTDDGQKDFSNISEGDVVILPAFGASVEEMQLLSDKSCEVVDTTCPWVSRVWNRVGKYTDSDFTAIIHGKYNHEETIATSSRAKTYLIVQNMAEAEWVANYILNGGSKDEFQKKFAKSVSADFDPDKHLARLGVANQTTMLKGETEQIGKLFESTMMRKYGPDKLNDHFLSPGDTICDATQERQDAMLQLVEEKLDVMVVIGGYNSSNTGHLQEIAVHKGLPSYHIESAASIGPGNSITHKPVNDTKLVTTESWLPSGQITIGITAGASTPDQLISDVIARILEARGL; this is encoded by the coding sequence ATGACATCCTCAAACACAAAATATCACCGCAAAGGCTTTGGACTCAAAGACGAGGTCCAAGTCGAGCTAAAGCGCGAATACGAATCGGACCTCATTAGCCATATACGCAAGAGCGGGAATTCACTCGTTGTCGGCGATGTGACTATCAAATTAGCTCAAGCATTCGGCTTTTGCTGGGGTGTCGACCGCGCTGTCTCAATGGCTTACGAGACACGCAAGCATTTTCCAGATAGACGCATTTGGATTACCAACGAAATCATTCACAATCCTGTCGTAAACAATAACCTGCGCGGCATGGATATCAAATTCACCCCCGTGACAGACGACGGACAAAAAGACTTCAGCAACATAAGCGAAGGCGATGTCGTAATTCTTCCAGCATTTGGTGCAAGCGTCGAAGAGATGCAATTGCTATCAGACAAGTCCTGCGAAGTAGTTGATACCACTTGCCCATGGGTATCTCGCGTTTGGAATCGCGTCGGAAAATATACCGACAGCGATTTCACAGCTATTATTCACGGCAAATACAATCACGAAGAAACAATCGCCACGTCATCCAGAGCAAAGACTTACCTTATCGTCCAAAATATGGCTGAAGCCGAATGGGTTGCTAACTACATTCTCAACGGCGGCAGCAAGGATGAATTCCAGAAGAAATTCGCTAAATCCGTATCAGCAGATTTCGATCCGGACAAGCATCTTGCACGTCTAGGCGTTGCCAACCAAACAACAATGCTCAAAGGCGAAACCGAACAAATCGGCAAATTGTTTGAATCAACAATGATGCGCAAATACGGCCCGGACAAACTCAACGACCACTTCCTAAGTCCCGGCGACACCATTTGTGACGCTACCCAAGAGCGCCAGGATGCGATGCTGCAACTCGTCGAAGAAAAACTCGACGTAATGGTAGTCATCGGCGGCTACAACTCATCGAACACTGGACACTTGCAAGAAATCGCCGTCCACAAGGGACTGCCTTCGTATCACATTGAAAGCGCTGCATCCATCGGCCCTGGCAACAGCATCACGCACAAACCAGTCAACGACACGAAACTTGTAACAACCGAATCCTGGCTACCATCAGGTCAAATCACCATAGGCATAACTGCCGGTGCTTCAACGCCGGATCAACTTATATCCGATGTAATTGCAAGAATTTTAGAGGCTCGCGGTCTCTAA
- a CDS encoding M23 family metallopeptidase: MALDNNQLPSDNLSTAFTQSAAPALDNFVANTWNDSNGFKSAQLFDLPGVPSGPYEPQPLQLARLLDTGFSSKDVVDVLKEQVNPENDKRALERNINNIKVVYIDEYARSTNNADFKIDKNGTLIVWENKDLLNKKDLVIEIERPEGYVGAPKEAQQKSLDTLIKSLADHVMNKEGKVEDAQGLVSDKIKKLLHAQPEPEAHFPQTMQHAMQNMQRFAGGGSGQLSSAEADSYFPERQVERLHNESDTQVSLKDAIAGFATSGEREPYYAMRNFGDRGLAVGRYMFTSELLIEWLEDLLTDCGNPPDGNKVLAKLLKSMKNKELAGKCAKAIQSGEFKKFVNDLKTGHLKPGDPATKAAIEKFLPKEMQEAVASQMIDKLAKTGADPSKVAMHMLLGHEPTKEEMAKPEYQRLQDSFERLNAISNVRTQHPHEDISWQDNGGKLTCAPLRGRITDHFGHRDHHPVTGAHADHKGVDLVLNDDKIPALRSGIIEQAGKAGNAGYKITINHGRDHLGRELKTVYMHMQPNLQVHVGDRVSQGQLIGYQGATGRVTGKHLHLGLYMNGQAVDPMKHLKINA, from the coding sequence ATGGCTCTGGATAACAACCAATTACCATCAGACAACCTGAGCACCGCATTTACCCAGTCTGCCGCACCGGCTCTGGATAACTTCGTCGCCAACACCTGGAACGATAGCAATGGTTTCAAATCAGCTCAGCTGTTCGATTTGCCTGGTGTGCCCAGTGGACCGTACGAACCACAACCCCTTCAGCTTGCCCGCCTCTTAGACACTGGCTTCAGCAGCAAGGATGTAGTCGACGTGCTCAAAGAGCAAGTCAATCCCGAAAACGATAAACGAGCTCTGGAGCGCAACATCAATAACATCAAAGTTGTCTATATCGATGAATACGCCCGTTCGACAAACAATGCCGACTTTAAAATCGACAAAAACGGTACGCTCATCGTATGGGAGAACAAGGACCTTCTGAATAAAAAGGACCTGGTAATTGAAATCGAGCGTCCTGAAGGATATGTAGGCGCCCCGAAAGAAGCTCAACAGAAGAGTCTGGATACTTTAATCAAGAGCTTAGCCGACCATGTGATGAACAAAGAAGGCAAAGTTGAAGATGCCCAAGGTCTAGTCTCGGACAAAATCAAGAAATTGCTTCATGCCCAACCGGAGCCGGAAGCTCATTTTCCGCAAACAATGCAGCACGCCATGCAAAACATGCAGCGTTTTGCAGGCGGTGGTAGCGGTCAATTATCTTCAGCCGAAGCTGACAGCTATTTCCCCGAGCGTCAAGTAGAAAGACTCCACAACGAATCCGATACACAAGTATCATTGAAAGACGCTATCGCCGGCTTCGCGACCAGCGGTGAGCGTGAACCATACTATGCAATGCGTAACTTCGGTGACAGAGGCTTAGCGGTTGGTCGCTACATGTTCACCTCTGAGTTGTTAATTGAGTGGCTCGAGGATTTGCTCACAGACTGTGGCAATCCGCCGGATGGAAATAAAGTTCTCGCTAAATTGCTCAAGAGCATGAAGAACAAAGAACTCGCAGGTAAGTGTGCCAAAGCCATTCAATCAGGCGAATTCAAGAAATTCGTCAATGATTTAAAAACCGGTCACTTAAAGCCAGGCGATCCGGCAACCAAAGCTGCAATTGAAAAATTCTTGCCAAAAGAAATGCAAGAAGCAGTAGCCAGCCAAATGATCGACAAACTGGCAAAGACCGGCGCTGACCCAAGCAAAGTCGCAATGCACATGCTTCTTGGTCATGAACCAACTAAAGAAGAAATGGCTAAGCCGGAATATCAAAGACTTCAGGACTCCTTCGAGCGCTTAAATGCCATTTCCAACGTGCGTACACAGCACCCGCACGAAGACATTTCCTGGCAGGACAACGGCGGCAAGCTCACTTGCGCTCCACTGCGCGGCAGAATCACCGATCACTTCGGACATCGTGACCATCACCCGGTAACCGGTGCTCACGCTGATCACAAAGGCGTAGACTTGGTCCTTAACGACGATAAGATTCCTGCTCTCAGGTCAGGGATTATTGAGCAAGCCGGCAAGGCAGGAAATGCCGGATACAAAATCACTATCAATCACGGCCGCGATCATTTAGGACGCGAACTGAAAACTGTCTACATGCACATGCAGCCAAACCTGCAAGTACACGTAGGCGATAGAGTCTCCCAAGGCCAGTTAATCGGCTATCAGGGTGCCACTGGACGCGTAACGGGTAAACACTTGCATCTAGGTCTGTACATGAACGGACAAGCTGTTGATCCGATGAAGCATTTAAAAATCAACGCATAA